One window of Quercus robur chromosome 12, dhQueRobu3.1, whole genome shotgun sequence genomic DNA carries:
- the LOC126708417 gene encoding disease resistance RPP13-like protein 4, producing MEEDHKIKIIVKEDNQDPIIEKDLEVEMVEIIEEEIEEESFKDLNEIESYDCDQRRKQLEDLQKKLQDFKSEKENVPSTPKIPSGRLSDIRKEILKLNQLLISSLDSLSKENSPKSNNLQTSSGSNRRCSAVGELFNVHQSEFFSSCSFYSEIRDFFNGLDDLRKFLLSCFTVFPENAVLKRRIFVYWGLGEELRDAEAKSPEKIVDEILEEFQEKGLIEPAINKRKQPQHVKSYRIDPLVRSAVILLSKEAKFFDYDGKGNVLPQRDWTSGLDFEGNLVVKGNRSNMRLCLQKGILVEKDERRKFSKEKKTRPEVSETEMGEVLTLFNINEPFPDVQLAGLTKLKDENAGQMKEPSAVWFSKMKTAQVVCLGRWPVSAKSHIEVQSREFLRGLTSTENLRFLSLRGISRITKLPHSIGNLSNLEILDLKECHNLEILPEEIVKLKKLRYLDVSDCYLLADMPKGLGALLELQVLKGFVISNQQNRRSTLHDLKELKKLRKLTVNARSKDFPTKTDLKVLSKSWKTSTSKRQKWEFNHNFPTI from the coding sequence GTGATCAGCGACGTAAACAACTAGAAGATCTACAAAAGAAGCTCCAAGATTTTAAGAGTGAAAAAGAGAATGTACCCTCCACTCCTAAAATTCCAAGCGGCAGGCTTAGTGATATCAGAAAGGAAATTTTGAAGTTAAATCAGCTGCTGATTTCATCACTAGACAGTCTGTCAAAAGAAAATAGTCCAAAATCTAATAATCTACAGACAAGCAGCGGGTCCAATCGGCGCTGCAGTGCAGTCGGTGAATTGTTTAACGTACACCAGAGTGAATTCTTCAGCAGCTGCTCATTTTACAGTGAAATTCGGGACTTTTTTAACGGGCTTGATGACTTAAGGAAGTTCCTTTTGTCATGCTTTACTGTATTCCCAGAAAATGCAGTGTTGAAGAGGAGGATCTTTGTATATTGGGGATTGGGAGAGGAGTTGCGGGACGCTGAAGCAAAATCACCTGAGAAAATCGTTGATGAAATTCTTGAAGAATTTCAAGAGAAAGGCTTAATCGAGCCTGCTATAAACAAGCGAAAGCAGCCCCAGCATGTTAAAAGCTATAGAATAGATCCTCTTGTGCGTTCTGCTGTGATTCTGCTTTCCAAGGAAGCTAAGTTTTTTGATTATGATGGTAAGGGAAATGTGCTTCCCCAGAGAGATTGGACTTCTGGTTTAGATTTTGAGGGGAATCTGGTGGTGAAGGGAAATCGCTCTAATATGAGGTTGTGTTTGCAAAAAGGTATCTTAGTCGAGAAGGatgagagaagaaaattttctaaagaaaagaaaacccgaCCAGAGGTTTCAGAAACAGAAATGGGAGAAGTCCTTACTTTATTCAATATTAATGAACCTTTTCCTGATGTCCAATTGGCGGGGTTAACAAAGCTGAAAGATGAAAATGCGGGACAGATGAAAGAGCCAAGCGCGGTCTGGTTTTCAAAGATGAAAACTGCCCAAGTTGTTTGTCTGGGAAGGTGGCCAGTATCAGCTAAATCTCATATTGAAGTGCAGAGCAGAGAATTCTTAAGAGGATTGACAAGTACGGAAAATTTAAGGTTCCTTAGCCTTCGAGGGATCTCTAGAATTACAAAGCTTCCACATTCCATTGGCAATCTCAGCAATTTGGAGATCTTGGATCTCAAAGAGTGCCACAATTTGGAGATTCTTCCAGAGGAGATAGTGAAACTCAAGAAACTCAGGTACTTGGATGTTTCTGACTGTTATCTGCTAGCTGACATGCCCAAGGGGCTAGGGGCACTcttagaacttcaagtccttaAGGGGTTTGTCATTAGTAATCAACAAAATCGAAGGTCCACTTTACATGAtttgaaggaattgaagaagctAAGGAAACTGACAGTCAATGCAAGAAGTAAGGACTTCCCTACAAAAACCGATCTAAAAGTGCTCTCCAAGTCTTGGAAAACAAGCACTTCGAAACGGCAAAAATGGgaatttaaccataattttccaactatatag